One Candidatus Babeliales bacterium genomic window carries:
- a CDS encoding SPFH domain-containing protein — protein MLFSIYGTAIFFGIAFLFLVILLSKSVYLVQQAEVIIIERLGKFDRIIGPGLHIVVPFIEQPRTVVWSFIQQEDNGKRYYTMTKIIERIDLRESVYDFPKQNVITKDNVTMEINALLYYQITDPKAAVYEINNMPEAIEKYTQTRLRDIIGSMDLDETLVSRNTINARLTEILDEATDKWGVKVNRVELQEVNPPADIRVAMEKQMRAERERREMILRSEGKKQSAILEAEGVREAQILEADGQAQSRLKIADAEAKTITMIQQAAQADPLPYLIAMQYVKALPEMVKGKDDKLVVIPYEASSMIGSLATIKKLFENIS, from the coding sequence ATGTTATTTTCAATCTATGGAACAGCGATTTTTTTTGGAATAGCGTTTTTATTTTTAGTTATTTTGTTATCTAAATCAGTTTATTTGGTGCAACAAGCTGAAGTAATAATTATTGAGCGCCTTGGTAAGTTTGATCGTATTATTGGACCAGGGTTACATATTGTGGTGCCATTTATTGAGCAACCACGTACAGTTGTCTGGAGCTTTATACAACAAGAAGACAATGGTAAACGTTATTACACTATGACCAAAATTATTGAACGCATTGATCTTCGTGAATCGGTGTATGATTTTCCTAAACAAAACGTTATTACTAAAGATAATGTGACGATGGAAATTAATGCGTTGCTTTACTATCAGATTACTGATCCTAAAGCTGCAGTGTACGAAATTAACAATATGCCAGAAGCAATCGAGAAATATACGCAAACACGTCTGCGCGATATTATCGGGTCAATGGATCTTGATGAAACGCTTGTTTCTCGTAACACAATCAATGCGCGTTTGACTGAAATATTAGATGAAGCAACTGATAAATGGGGCGTTAAGGTAAATCGTGTTGAACTGCAAGAAGTTAATCCACCGGCAGATATTCGTGTTGCGATGGAAAAACAGATGCGTGCTGAACGCGAACGTCGCGAAATGATTTTACGCTCTGAAGGTAAAAAACAATCAGCAATTTTAGAGGCTGAAGGCGTACGTGAAGCGCAAATTCTGGAAGCTGATGGTCAGGCACAATCACGTTTAAAGATAGCTGATGCAGAAGCCAAAACCATTACTATGATTCAGCAAGCGGCACAAGCGGATCCTTTGCCGTATTTAATTGCAATGCAATATGTTAAAGCGTTACCTGAGATGGTAAAAGGAAAAGACGATAAGTTAGTCGTTATTCCATACGAAGCAAGTTCAATGATTGGGTCATTGGCAACAATCAAGAAATTGTTTGAGAATATTTCGTAA
- a CDS encoding ATP-binding cassette domain-containing protein, which translates to MVINTMTVEENVKLAQLPLYPRLQPLSSSTHIPAIMHNFNIDHSLPIQQLSGGQKQILAIIMTLQKPTQVLLLDEPTAALDDKNSHMVMQFLNTLAKELDLIVVIITHDKELVESYKHHPVITIKKDEQETRSIGVDL; encoded by the coding sequence ATGGTTATTAATACGATGACCGTAGAAGAAAATGTAAAACTAGCACAATTACCGCTCTACCCACGCCTACAACCCCTTTCCAGTTCCACGCATATTCCTGCAATTATGCATAATTTTAATATTGACCATTCGCTGCCTATACAACAACTATCTGGTGGACAAAAACAGATTTTAGCAATCATCATGACATTACAAAAACCCACGCAAGTGCTTTTACTCGATGAACCAACCGCAGCACTTGATGACAAAAATAGCCATATGGTCATGCAATTTCTTAATACATTAGCCAAAGAATTAGATCTTATTGTGGTGATTATTACGCATGATAAAGAATTGGTTGAAAGTTATAAACATCATCCTGTAATAACAATCAAAAAAGATGAACAAGAAACACGTTCTATTGGGGTAGATTTATAG